Proteins encoded within one genomic window of Coprococcus phoceensis:
- a CDS encoding DUF1858 domain-containing protein: MTVQVSKEMTIGEILAINPMVAPILMEIGMHCLGCPSAQGESLEEAAMVHGIDVELLVEKINAAINA, encoded by the coding sequence ATGACTGTACAAGTTTCAAAAGAAATGACAATTGGTGAAATTCTTGCAATTAATCCTATGGTGGCACCGATTTTAATGGAAATTGGTATGCACTGTCTCGGATGCCCATCTGCACAGGGAGAATCTCTGGAAGAAGCAGCAATGGTACACGGTATTGACGTAGAATTATTAGTTGAAAAGATTAATGCAGCAATTAATGCATAA
- a CDS encoding rubredoxin-like domain-containing protein, with protein sequence MKKFVCTVCGYVYEGEAAPAECPQCHVGADKFKEMTGEREWAAEHVVGVAQGVSEDILADLRANFEGECSEVGMYLAMARVAHREGYPEIGLYWEKAAWEEAEHAAKFAELLGEVVTDSTKKNLEMRVEAENGATAGKFDLAKRAKAANLDAIHDTVHEMARDEARHGKAFEGLLNRYFG encoded by the coding sequence ATGAAAAAATTTGTATGTACAGTATGCGGTTATGTTTATGAAGGAGAAGCTGCTCCAGCAGAATGTCCACAGTGCCATGTAGGAGCTGATAAATTTAAAGAAATGACAGGAGAAAGAGAATGGGCTGCTGAGCACGTAGTTGGTGTTGCACAGGGCGTTAGCGAAGATATTTTAGCTGACTTAAGAGCAAACTTCGAAGGAGAATGTTCAGAAGTTGGTATGTACCTTGCAATGGCTAGAGTAGCTCACAGAGAAGGATACCCAGAGATCGGATTATACTGGGAAAAAGCTGCTTGGGAAGAAGCAGAACACGCTGCTAAATTCGCTGAATTATTAGGTGAAGTTGTAACTGACAGCACAAAGAAGAACCTTGAGATGAGAGTAGAAGCTGAGAACGGCGCTACAGCAGGAAAATTTGATCTTGCAAAACGTGCAAAAGCTGCTAACTTAGATGCTATTCACGATACAGTTCACGAGATGGCTAGAGACGAAGCTCGTCACGGAAAAGCTTTCGAAGGACTTCTTAACAGATATTTTGGTTAA
- a CDS encoding adaptor protein MecA yields the protein MKIEKINDNQIRCTLTQADLADRELKLSELAYGTEKAKSLFHDMMQQAAAEFGFEAEDIPLMIEAIPTSSDSIVLIITKVEDPEELDTRFSKFAPSPADLDSRKRNVLDKLEGAEDILDLINKVKEAVSEPPAKMAEAKKEEIKEAKNPAIRLFSFSNMDSVIHAAHLLKAMYFGSNTLYKDTSNNVFILALTQSEHTTNEYNKICNMLSEYGSLERASGATLAYLEEHCEVFIANNAVQQLAVI from the coding sequence ATGAAGATTGAAAAAATTAACGATAATCAAATACGCTGTACTCTTACACAAGCTGATTTAGCTGACCGCGAATTAAAACTCAGCGAATTGGCTTATGGAACTGAAAAGGCAAAATCACTTTTCCACGATATGATGCAACAGGCTGCTGCTGAATTTGGTTTCGAAGCAGAAGATATCCCTTTGATGATAGAGGCAATTCCTACATCTTCCGATTCTATTGTACTCATTATCACAAAGGTAGAAGATCCGGAAGAACTTGATACAAGATTTTCAAAATTCGCTCCTTCTCCGGCTGATTTAGACAGCAGAAAGCGAAATGTATTAGATAAACTGGAAGGCGCAGAAGATATTTTAGATTTGATAAATAAAGTAAAAGAAGCGGTATCCGAACCTCCGGCTAAAATGGCGGAAGCGAAAAAAGAAGAGATAAAAGAAGCAAAAAATCCGGCAATTCGCCTTTTTTCATTCTCGAATATGGACAGCGTCATCCATGCTGCTCATTTGCTAAAGGCAATGTACTTTGGTTCCAACACATTATATAAAGATACTTCAAACAATGTATTCATCTTAGCGCTCACACAGTCTGAGCATACAACTAATGAATACAATAAGATTTGTAACATGTTATCTGAATATGGATCCTTAGAACGTGCTTCCGGAGCAACACTTGCATATTTGGAAGAGCACTGTGAAGTATTTATAGCCAACAATGCAGTTCAACAGTTGGCAGTAATTTAA
- a CDS encoding C40 family peptidase: MYSKFLKKGIALGVLTSAVLIPNDKVLAAEAKNAEGVSTVNINKGYLANATAEIERYVETELKNVYEDMAFTQVEEGSYLFVRTEPSQDSEWVGKLYEADAAKVIGPVGEWTQIESGNVTGYVKTEYILTGESAEEKAKAIVAEKKPEVDVETLDEAKAEELAAECFSYAESKEEEAARLAEEAAKAEEEAKAAEAETVGNGQAVVDYAMQFVGNPYVWGGTSLTNGADCSGFVQSVYANFGVSMPRTSSAMRSAGTEVSYSEAVPGDVICYEGHVGIYIGNGQIVNAIDEAHGIGVSSATYTNIITVRRLL, translated from the coding sequence ATGTATTCTAAATTCCTGAAAAAAGGAATCGCTTTAGGAGTATTGACAAGTGCAGTCTTAATACCGAACGATAAAGTTCTTGCAGCCGAAGCAAAAAATGCGGAGGGGGTAAGTACTGTAAATATAAATAAAGGATATTTGGCAAATGCTACAGCTGAGATTGAACGATACGTAGAAACTGAACTGAAAAATGTGTACGAAGACATGGCATTTACACAGGTGGAAGAGGGAAGTTATTTATTTGTAAGAACAGAACCATCTCAGGACAGTGAATGGGTTGGTAAGCTCTATGAAGCGGACGCAGCAAAAGTAATCGGTCCGGTGGGAGAATGGACACAGATTGAATCCGGCAATGTAACCGGTTATGTGAAAACAGAATATATTTTGACAGGGGAGTCAGCAGAAGAAAAAGCAAAAGCAATTGTAGCAGAGAAGAAACCGGAAGTAGATGTAGAGACATTGGATGAAGCGAAAGCAGAAGAGCTTGCGGCAGAGTGTTTTTCTTATGCAGAGTCAAAAGAAGAGGAAGCGGCAAGACTTGCAGAGGAAGCAGCGAAAGCAGAAGAAGAGGCTAAGGCGGCAGAAGCGGAAACAGTGGGAAATGGACAGGCTGTTGTGGACTATGCAATGCAGTTTGTAGGAAATCCATATGTATGGGGAGGTACAAGCCTGACAAATGGAGCGGATTGCTCTGGATTTGTTCAGTCAGTATATGCTAATTTTGGAGTTAGCATGCCACGTACATCAAGTGCCATGAGAAGTGCGGGAACAGAAGTAAGCTACAGCGAGGCTGTTCCGGGAGATGTAATCTGTTATGAGGGGCATGTAGGAATTTATATAGGAAATGGTCAGATTGTAAATGCGATTGATGAAGCGCATGGAATTGGTGTATCTTCAGCAACATATACAAACATTATCACTGTCAGAAGACTTCTGTAA
- a CDS encoding Fur family transcriptional regulator produces MATLKYSRQRESIKDYLNSTTEHPTADTVYLNVRKEFPNISLGTVYRNLNLLAEIGDAIKIPTPNGGDRFDGRTIPHYHFCCTCCGRVMDLDIEQMDFINETAGKNFDGIIENHSMMFYGTCNECVKKQ; encoded by the coding sequence TTGGCAACTTTAAAATACAGCCGCCAGCGAGAGTCCATCAAAGACTATCTGAATAGCACAACTGAACATCCAACAGCAGATACTGTCTATTTAAATGTAAGGAAAGAGTTTCCGAACATCAGCCTGGGCACAGTATATCGCAATCTGAATCTGCTGGCAGAGATTGGAGATGCTATAAAGATACCTACTCCCAATGGCGGAGATCGATTTGATGGAAGAACAATTCCACATTATCATTTTTGTTGTACTTGTTGTGGCAGAGTCATGGATCTTGATATCGAACAGATGGATTTCATTAATGAGACTGCCGGCAAGAATTTTGATGGTATTATCGAGAACCACTCTATGATGTTCTACGGGACATGTAATGAATGTGTTAAAAAACAATAA